One region of Chryseobacterium sp. SORGH_AS_0447 genomic DNA includes:
- the msrA gene encoding peptide-methionine (S)-S-oxide reductase MsrA codes for MDNNNLEQITFGGGCFWCVESCFNMLKGVQSAISGYSGGHKDNPTYEEVCTGTTGHAEVVQITYDPAVISYEQLMDVFFFLHDPTQLNRQGNDVGTQYRSVIYYKDDAEKAKAEQAIEVSKQSGRWTGTYVTELTKFEKFWPAEQYHQGYYNENPTQPYCSAVVGPKIQKFKKHFGELGMLNAE; via the coding sequence ATGGATAACAATAATTTAGAACAGATCACTTTCGGAGGCGGATGTTTCTGGTGTGTGGAAAGCTGTTTCAATATGCTGAAAGGCGTACAATCTGCTATTTCAGGATATTCCGGAGGCCATAAAGACAATCCGACTTATGAAGAAGTCTGTACGGGAACAACAGGCCATGCGGAAGTCGTGCAGATCACCTATGATCCGGCCGTTATTTCCTATGAACAGCTGATGGACGTTTTCTTCTTCCTTCATGATCCGACCCAGCTCAACAGACAGGGCAATGATGTCGGAACCCAGTACCGCTCCGTCATTTATTACAAAGATGATGCGGAAAAGGCAAAAGCAGAACAGGCCATCGAAGTTTCCAAGCAATCCGGAAGATGGACAGGAACTTACGTTACCGAACTTACGAAATTTGAGAAGTTCTGGCCGGCAGAACAGTATCACCAGGGGTATTATAATGAAAACCCGACACAGCCGTATTGCAGCGCTGTCGTAGGGCCGAAGATCCAGAAATTCAAAAAGCATTTCGGGGAACTTGGGATGCTGAATGCAGAGTAA
- a CDS encoding PepSY domain-containing protein has protein sequence MRKKHHKKKPSAFKKWTGKLHLWLGLGVGFLIFIISITGALYVFKDEIENATRKDVIYHNEQNIDRKQVLPIRALEKAVVQQVKEKYPVHWVNIPIDKKMSYLFYWYEHNPDGWNYFDEFPIYKVAYVNPYTGQVLRTYDEKNGFFQIVKMIHWSYLLKQSWGTYLVGIPVIIFVIMLISGIILWWPKNKAARKQRFSFKWKNVSGWKRKNYDLHNVLGFYASIFALIFSITGLFYAFFAVQAAIYFIFSGGKTAYPDFSSIKTKAPIELRTEGTLDKISNTVKAKYPDSYGFSIDLGHEHMDDHEHPHFEVYVKHLSYSYHKSSSLIFDENSGELLHTHDMKDKNFGEKTVGANYDIHVGSILGLPTKIIAFLVSLICASLPVTGFMIWWGRRKKKKLKTA, from the coding sequence ATGAGGAAAAAGCATCATAAGAAAAAGCCGAGCGCCTTTAAGAAATGGACCGGGAAACTGCATTTGTGGCTGGGCCTGGGTGTTGGATTTCTGATTTTCATTATCTCGATTACCGGCGCATTGTATGTTTTTAAAGATGAAATTGAAAACGCTACCCGGAAAGACGTTATTTATCATAACGAGCAGAATATCGACCGGAAGCAGGTTCTTCCGATCAGGGCGCTGGAAAAAGCGGTAGTGCAGCAGGTGAAAGAAAAGTACCCAGTACACTGGGTGAATATCCCGATCGACAAAAAAATGTCCTACCTTTTCTACTGGTACGAGCATAACCCAGACGGCTGGAATTATTTTGATGAATTTCCTATTTATAAAGTTGCTTACGTCAATCCTTACACCGGGCAGGTTCTGAGAACCTACGACGAGAAAAACGGATTCTTCCAGATCGTTAAGATGATCCACTGGAGCTACCTGCTGAAACAATCCTGGGGAACCTATCTCGTGGGTATTCCGGTTATCATTTTTGTCATCATGCTGATTTCAGGGATTATCCTTTGGTGGCCTAAAAACAAAGCGGCCCGCAAGCAGCGTTTCTCTTTTAAATGGAAGAATGTAAGCGGGTGGAAAAGGAAAAATTATGACCTTCACAACGTATTGGGATTTTATGCTTCCATCTTTGCCTTAATCTTTTCCATTACAGGATTGTTTTACGCCTTTTTTGCCGTTCAGGCTGCCATTTATTTTATCTTTTCCGGAGGAAAGACAGCCTATCCTGATTTTTCATCCATCAAAACAAAAGCTCCGATCGAATTACGGACGGAAGGAACGCTGGATAAAATCAGCAATACCGTTAAAGCAAAATATCCGGATTCTTACGGATTTTCCATCGATCTCGGCCACGAGCACATGGATGATCATGAGCATCCGCACTTTGAAGTCTATGTAAAGCACCTCTCCTATTCCTATCACAAAAGCAGCAGCCTGATCTTTGATGAAAACTCCGGCGAACTGCTTCATACCCACGATATGAAAGACAAAAATTTCGGTGAAAAAACAGTCGGCGCCAATTACGACATCCACGTAGGATCCATTCTCGGTCTTCCGACAAAGATCATCGCTTTCCTGGTAAGCCTTATATGTGCCTCATTACCAGTCACCGGCTTCATGATCTGGTGGGGAAGAAGAAAAAAGAAAAAGTTGAAAACCGCCTGA
- a CDS encoding RagB/SusD family nutrient uptake outer membrane protein — protein sequence MKSKFLNINTLVLSIAALALVGCTNLDEKVIDEVLGAEVADPEAALAAAYSQLGEGTFVDHGGVFALQEYSTDEAILPTRGSDWGDGGKWRAMHEFTWDANSDVVKNTWNQLNFGITKSLTAIASANKSTAANKDLFLAEAKGLLAFYTYTTIDLFGQAPYRDPDNINAPIQIRKAETTIDALITEVEGLIPNLADIKTKNTHAGRFTRQAAYALLADMYLNRAVLKTKTASTFSFTEQAINGGGTDMDKVIQYSNLLINNSLFSLESNYFHNFDIDNDTSKEMIFTVVQKKIANSDKGSDNDLAYMSMERIQKPSPDNRGTNASCVTPEFYYSWDGNHNDPRFQRSYQYSDGTWFRNDGTDVSVPSTSKVEGTGKPWFHFNRGLQVGQQYGPKIVNGNFDMTADGRIKVYKLFTEKNTTLAADFTPDLNFDNPSEAVFTQAQINRGVRNFKFEFDPGYGNNGTSGVDIPLYRLGTIYMMRAEAYFRNGNITAALADVNKLRLSRTNDALKGNAPGVALTSLDANTLFKESGYELYWELYRRKAMIRFGKFDLAGTAKPATQPYRRIFPIPQATIDASKDFTQNPGY from the coding sequence ATGAAATCTAAATTTTTAAATATCAATACCCTTGTTTTATCCATTGCCGCACTGGCGCTGGTAGGATGTACTAACCTGGATGAAAAAGTAATCGATGAGGTGCTGGGCGCTGAAGTGGCGGATCCTGAAGCGGCTCTGGCGGCAGCTTACAGCCAGCTGGGTGAGGGAACTTTTGTAGATCATGGCGGAGTCTTCGCCCTGCAGGAATATTCTACCGATGAGGCCATTCTGCCAACCCGGGGAAGTGACTGGGGCGACGGCGGAAAATGGAGAGCCATGCACGAATTTACCTGGGATGCCAATAGCGATGTGGTAAAAAACACCTGGAATCAGCTGAATTTCGGGATTACCAAATCCTTAACGGCAATCGCGAGCGCCAATAAAAGTACAGCGGCCAATAAAGATTTATTCCTGGCAGAAGCCAAAGGACTGCTGGCATTTTATACCTATACGACGATTGATCTGTTCGGGCAGGCACCATACAGAGATCCGGATAACATTAATGCTCCTATCCAGATCCGCAAAGCGGAAACCACTATTGATGCTTTGATTACGGAAGTGGAGGGACTTATCCCCAATTTGGCGGACATCAAAACCAAGAATACCCATGCCGGAAGATTTACCAGACAGGCCGCTTACGCACTGCTGGCGGATATGTATCTGAACAGGGCTGTTCTGAAAACTAAAACAGCCAGTACCTTCAGCTTTACAGAGCAGGCCATCAACGGAGGCGGTACGGATATGGATAAAGTGATCCAGTATTCCAATTTACTGATCAACAATTCCCTTTTCAGCCTGGAATCCAATTATTTCCACAATTTCGACATCGACAATGATACGAGTAAAGAGATGATCTTTACGGTGGTTCAGAAAAAAATTGCGAATTCGGACAAAGGTTCCGATAATGACCTGGCCTATATGTCCATGGAAAGAATTCAGAAACCATCACCTGACAACCGCGGGACAAATGCGTCGTGCGTAACGCCGGAATTTTATTATTCCTGGGACGGAAACCATAACGATCCCCGTTTCCAGAGAAGCTATCAGTACTCAGACGGAACGTGGTTCAGAAACGACGGTACCGATGTAAGCGTACCCTCTACCAGCAAAGTAGAAGGAACAGGAAAGCCCTGGTTCCATTTCAACAGAGGCCTGCAGGTGGGGCAGCAATACGGCCCTAAGATCGTCAATGGGAATTTTGATATGACGGCAGATGGCAGAATTAAAGTTTATAAACTTTTTACAGAAAAAAATACAACTCTGGCCGCAGATTTTACGCCTGATCTTAATTTTGATAATCCCTCGGAAGCTGTCTTTACCCAGGCACAAATCAACAGAGGCGTAAGAAACTTCAAATTTGAATTTGATCCCGGCTATGGAAACAACGGTACAAGCGGTGTCGATATCCCTTTATACCGTTTGGGAACGATTTATATGATGCGGGCGGAAGCCTATTTCAGAAACGGAAATATAACGGCTGCCCTGGCGGATGTTAATAAACTCAGACTAAGCCGGACGAATGATGCCTTAAAAGGCAATGCTCCGGGAGTTGCGCTTACTTCTCTGGATGCCAATACTTTATTCAAGGAATCGGGCTATGAGCTGTATTGGGAATTGTACAGGAGAAAAGCCATGATCCGCTTCGGGAAGTTTGATCTTGCGGGAACGGCAAAACCGGCTACCCAGCCTTACCGGAGAATTTTCCCGATTCCGCAGGCTACCATTGATGCCTCAAAAGATTTTACCCAGAACCCTGGATACTAA
- a CDS encoding ROK family protein: protein MSLVDLSKHVALGIDIGGTNTKFGVVNHRGEVLEKGNIRTDAYPTVEEYIDALYEAVRPLIENHGKEKNFDGIGVGAPNANYYTGTIEQAPNLPWKGIIPFAQLIKNKFGLPCTITNDANAAAIGEMLFGAARGMKDFIMITLGTGVGSGIVAGGKLIYGHDGFAGELGHTIVKPGGRKHWSTGSEGCLEAYASATGIAITAKKMRAEFPESLLNQYPEESINSKTVHECALKGDPISMEVFRYTGQKLGEALANFVMFSSPEAILLFGGVIKAGDFILKPTKLHMERNLLPIFRNKVKLVFSELDEADAAILGASALVWEK, encoded by the coding sequence ATGTCATTAGTAGATTTGTCAAAACACGTAGCGCTTGGAATTGATATCGGCGGGACGAACACAAAATTTGGAGTAGTAAACCACCGGGGTGAAGTCCTGGAAAAAGGAAACATCCGTACAGATGCCTATCCTACCGTAGAAGAGTATATCGATGCCTTATATGAAGCGGTGCGTCCGCTTATCGAAAACCACGGAAAGGAAAAGAATTTCGACGGGATCGGAGTGGGTGCTCCAAATGCCAACTACTACACGGGAACCATAGAACAGGCACCGAATCTTCCGTGGAAAGGGATTATCCCCTTTGCACAGCTCATAAAAAATAAATTCGGGCTTCCGTGCACCATCACCAATGATGCCAATGCAGCAGCCATCGGGGAAATGCTTTTCGGCGCAGCACGCGGAATGAAAGATTTCATCATGATCACTCTGGGAACCGGTGTAGGAAGCGGGATTGTTGCCGGTGGAAAGCTGATCTACGGACATGACGGATTCGCAGGCGAACTGGGACATACCATCGTAAAGCCTGGCGGAAGAAAACACTGGAGTACCGGTTCTGAAGGCTGTCTTGAAGCCTATGCTTCGGCTACAGGAATCGCGATCACCGCCAAGAAAATGAGAGCGGAATTCCCGGAATCTCTGCTCAACCAATACCCTGAAGAATCCATCAATTCTAAAACCGTTCACGAATGCGCTTTAAAAGGCGATCCGATCTCCATGGAAGTTTTCAGGTATACCGGACAGAAATTAGGAGAAGCTTTGGCTAATTTCGTTATGTTCTCTTCTCCGGAAGCCATTCTTTTATTTGGCGGCGTGATCAAGGCCGGCGATTTTATCTTAAAACCGACCAAGCTTCACATGGAAAGAAACTTACTTCCGATTTTCAGAAACAAAGTAAAACTGGTATTCAGCGAACTGGATGAGGCCGATGCTGCTATTTTAGGAGCAAGTGCACTGGTTTGGGAAAAATAA
- a CDS encoding TonB-dependent receptor: MKKIILSAAALAAIGVTAQQKDSLQVKDVDEVVLTASRKKESIKEVPGSVTIVSQKQIQSQLTVNSDISNILQYTVPSLAPSSGTTTNSGQTLRGRQVLVLIDGIPQSTPLRNGARDIRSIDPSVIERIEVIKGATSIYGNGSDGGIINYITRKASGDRRISGQSQIGITGQLYGGTLGFRASQFLTGKITSKFDYAASLAYERTGYLKDADGVNLSPTYSTAKMDNYNGMLKLGYNLNNNQRIEASYIGYASKSDLDLGLKTGKYGITPTVGEGSSKNQELTPQGTPRNHNFKISYDNQNLWAGTSLNVNLYLQDFRTVYGYSDTFLNGGQSNVISKKKGARFNFDTQLWNTQNSQGEVLYGADILNDQTVQKLEDGRYWTPDMDMTNIAPFMLVKIDLFKKLILKGGLRYENIKVKVGDFNTLSTIKNDGTFTKSIFVKGGDLEYNALVGNIGFRYNFNPQINLFGSFSQSYSINELGRILRTSTADTISKLETKPIIVNNYELGATGQITKWLNYEITSYVSTSKLGATFVQSPDRSLTIQRAPEVVYGVEGFLHFNPAQWISFGGSYSWIEGITSPKDDGDYSTKINNSRISAPKILAYVQVRPVPNVSVGLDMLHAFGQDRFQPNAKTGLYTYGEGKVPEYTVFNFKSSYDINKSWKVSAGIENLFNKSYQPAIAWWAARDSDFVNALGMRGTLIVEYKF; this comes from the coding sequence ATGAAGAAAATCATTTTATCGGCAGCTGCCTTGGCTGCTATTGGCGTTACCGCACAACAAAAGGACTCTCTACAGGTTAAAGACGTAGATGAAGTAGTTCTTACCGCTTCACGGAAAAAAGAAAGCATCAAGGAAGTTCCCGGTTCTGTAACGATCGTCAGCCAGAAACAGATCCAGTCCCAGCTTACCGTAAATTCCGACATCAGCAATATTTTACAATACACTGTTCCCAGTCTTGCTCCCAGTTCGGGAACAACAACCAATAGCGGCCAGACCCTTAGAGGAAGACAGGTTCTTGTCCTGATCGACGGCATCCCGCAGTCCACTCCCCTACGGAACGGCGCAAGGGATATCCGGTCGATCGATCCCTCCGTTATTGAAAGAATTGAAGTCATCAAAGGAGCAACCTCCATTTATGGGAACGGATCGGACGGGGGAATCATCAACTACATCACGAGAAAAGCAAGCGGGGACCGCAGGATTTCAGGACAGTCGCAAATCGGGATTACCGGGCAATTGTACGGAGGAACGCTGGGTTTCCGTGCTAGCCAGTTCCTGACAGGAAAAATCACTTCGAAATTTGATTATGCCGCATCCCTGGCCTACGAGAGAACCGGATATCTGAAAGATGCTGATGGTGTCAACCTCAGCCCGACGTACAGCACCGCCAAAATGGACAATTACAACGGGATGCTGAAGCTGGGATATAACCTGAATAACAACCAGCGAATAGAAGCTTCCTATATCGGGTACGCTTCAAAATCCGATCTGGATCTTGGCCTTAAAACCGGGAAATATGGCATTACGCCAACCGTTGGGGAAGGATCTTCCAAAAATCAGGAGCTTACCCCGCAGGGAACACCGAGAAACCACAACTTCAAAATCAGTTATGACAACCAAAACCTGTGGGCAGGAACATCGCTGAACGTCAACCTTTATCTTCAGGATTTCAGAACGGTGTACGGATACAGCGACACCTTTCTGAACGGCGGCCAGTCCAACGTCATTTCAAAGAAGAAAGGAGCGCGGTTCAATTTTGACACGCAGCTTTGGAATACGCAGAATTCCCAGGGAGAAGTTCTCTATGGAGCCGATATTTTAAATGATCAAACCGTGCAGAAGCTGGAAGACGGACGATACTGGACTCCGGATATGGATATGACCAACATCGCCCCGTTTATGCTGGTAAAGATTGATTTATTTAAAAAGCTGATCCTGAAAGGTGGCCTGCGCTACGAAAACATCAAAGTAAAGGTCGGTGATTTCAACACCCTTTCCACCATTAAAAACGACGGTACCTTTACCAAAAGTATTTTTGTAAAAGGTGGCGACCTGGAGTACAATGCTTTGGTGGGAAACATCGGATTCCGTTACAATTTCAATCCTCAGATCAACCTCTTCGGAAGCTTTTCACAGTCGTACTCCATCAACGAGCTGGGAAGAATCCTGAGAACATCAACTGCTGATACCATCAGTAAGCTGGAAACCAAACCTATTATCGTAAACAATTATGAATTGGGTGCTACCGGGCAGATCACCAAATGGCTGAATTACGAAATAACATCCTATGTAAGTACGTCCAAACTGGGAGCAACCTTTGTTCAGAGTCCGGACCGGTCACTGACGATCCAACGAGCTCCGGAAGTGGTGTACGGTGTTGAAGGATTCCTGCATTTCAATCCGGCACAGTGGATCAGTTTCGGAGGAAGCTACAGCTGGATAGAAGGCATCACTTCCCCGAAAGACGACGGCGATTATTCAACCAAAATAAACAACAGCCGGATTTCGGCTCCCAAGATCCTGGCTTATGTGCAGGTAAGACCTGTCCCGAACGTATCGGTAGGTCTGGATATGCTTCATGCATTCGGACAGGACCGTTTCCAGCCGAACGCCAAAACAGGACTGTATACCTATGGCGAAGGCAAGGTTCCGGAATACACCGTTTTCAACTTTAAATCAAGCTACGACATCAATAAGAGCTGGAAGGTTTCTGCGGGGATCGAAAACCTGTTCAATAAATCTTATCAACCTGCTATCGCCTGGTGGGCGGCACGGGACAGCGATTTCGTCAATGCATTGGGAATGAGGGGAACCCTGATCGTGGAATATAAATTTTAA